GGTCGCCGCGCTGGGCGCCCTGACGATGCGCGACCACCTGCACACCGGTTCCGCCCCGCAGCCGCGCCAGTTCTTCCAGGACCTCGCCCGGGACGTCATCGACGCGCCCTGGGAGATGACGAACATCGTCGACCTCAGCTTCCCCGGGGTGGCGGGCGAGCGGACCCCGCAGGTACGGGTCGCCCAGGCGTTCCTGAAGCTGGTGCAGATCGCGGCCACCCGGGACGGCAAGGTGACCGCCGCGTACATGCGGACGGCCGGTCTCGTGGAGCGGCCGGAGTCCCTGCAGCGGCCCCGCATGATCCTCCGGGTGCTGTGGAACGCGCTCCCGCGGTTCAAGGGCGCCAGCGGCCGCGCAGCCACGTCCGGACCGGCGAAGCGGGGCAAGGTCGCGGTCCGGTGAGGACCCGATGAGCCCCCGCCCGGAGCCGCGCCGGTTCGCCACATCCGAAGGAAGGTCAGGCAAGTGAGCACCGAGACCACGACCGAGCGCGTCACGCTCTCGTTCAACCAGGAATTCCTCTGCATGTTCGACAGGGGCGACGAGGAGGGTCCGTTCGGCCCCGAGTACATCATCGTCTGCGGCTGGCGGGTCCACGGCGCCGTCGACCCCGAGAAGTTGCGGGGGGCGCTGGACGACCTGGTCGAGCGGCACGAGTCGCTGCGCACGTCGGTCGTCCGCGACGGCGAGACCCGCTACCAGAAGGTCCTCCCGCCGGGATCGCCGCACCTCGAGATACGCGATCTGCCGCCCACCGAGCCCGCCGAGCGCGAGCGGCGCGCGGAGGAACTCCTCATCGAGATGGAGTCCGGGGCGTACGGGGTCTCCGAGCCGCCCCTCATCCGGGCGGTGCTCGCGCGGTTCGATCCGCGGGACGCGGTCCTCGCGCTCATCGCCCACCACTCGGCGGTCGACGAGTGGTCGACACAGCTGATGATCCGCGACCTGGCGGCGTTCTACGCCGAGCGGAGCGGGCACGGGCCGCGGGAGCTGCCGGAGACCGTGCAGTACCGGGAGTACGCGGTCTGGGAGCGGGCGAACTCCGACACGGAGGCGACGGCCAAGTCCCGCCTGTACTGGCGGGAGAAGCTGCGCGGGGCGCGGATCTTCCCGATGAGCACCGACCACCTCCGCTCCGAGGGCCTCCCGAAGGGGACCTCCGCCCACCGCTTCCTGATCGACAAGGACCTGACGACGCGGGCCCTGGCGATCGCCAGGTCGATGCGGAGCTCGCCGTTCATCTTCATGCTCGCGGTCTACAAGGTCCTGCTGAGGGAGATGTTCGGCAGCACCGACATCGTGGTCCCGACCCTGACCCTGGGCCGCGGCAAGGCGCGGTTCCACGAGACCGTGGGGTCGTTCTTCAACTACGTCCCCCTCAGGACCGACCTGGAGGGCTGCGAGAACTTCCGTGACGTGCTCGCGCGGACCCGGAAGACCTGCGTCGAGGCGTACTCCAACGACATCCCGTTCGCCCAGATCGTGGCGGAGGCGCCGGACATCACCGAGACCTTCGTCGGCGACGACCGGGCGGTGTTCGCCTTCCAGGTCCACCAGTTCCCGTTCGTGATGGAGCGGGAGCGCATCGGCGACCTGGAGTACTCCGACCTGCGGAGGCGGGTGCTGTCCCAGGAGGTCAGCACCGACATCCCCGACGGCGCGCTGTGGACGCTGGGCGTCGACCCCTCCGGCGAGATCATCGGGAACCTGGGGTTCAACAACAACCTGTTCGACGAGAGCACGGTCGTCGAGATCGCGCAGAAATACTGCCGGCTGCTGCGCGAGCTGGTCGACGATCCGGATTCGTCCCTGAAGAAGATCTGACCCGAGGAGACATCCGTGAATGAACGCTGCCCGTTCGTACTCGACGTGACGGGGCGGGAGGTCCACGACCAGGAGGCCCGCGTCCGTGAGCGCGGACCCGCGACGATGGTCGAGCTGCCCGGCGGTGTCAGCGCCTGGTGGGTGAACGGCTACCAGGTCTCCCGGGCGCTGCTGACCGATCCCCGGATCACCAAGAGCGCCCGAGCCCACTGGCCCGCCTTCAGGAACGGGGAGATACCACCCGACTGGGAGCTGATCAGCTGGGTGGCGATGGACAACATCTCCACCGTGCACGGCAAGGACCACATGCGTCTGCGCAGGCTCGTCGGCAAGGCCTTCACGCCCCGCCGCGTCGAGGCCATGCGGCCGCGCGTAGTGGAGATCACGAAGGACCTCATCGAGGACATCGCCACCGCCGCGCCCGGCGAGGTGGTGGACCTGAAGAGCAGGTTCGCCAAGCCGTTGCCCGCCCGGCTGGTGGCGCACCTGATCGGCCTGCCGGAGGAGGCGCTCCCGGGGGTCATCGAGGTCATCGACATGATGGCGGACACCACGGTCAGCCCCGCGCAGGCGCAGGCGATCCTCGCCGGCTGGCGGGGCGCGATGGAGGAGTTCGTCGCGTCGAAGCGGCGGAACCCCGGCGAGGACATCACGAGCTACCTGATCACGGCGAGCGACGACGAGGACGGCTCGCGGCTGAGCGAGTCGGAGCTCACCGACACCGTCTTCGCGATTCTCGGGGCGGGGTCGGAGACGACGATCAACTTCCTGGACAACGCCATCACCGCGCTGCTGGCCCACCCGGAGCAGCGGGCGATGGTCGTCGGCGGCGAGGCGTCCTGGGACGACGTCATCGAGGAGACGCTGAGGGTGCAGGCGCCGCTGGCCAGCCTGCCCCTCCGCTTCGCGGCCGAGGACGTCGAGCTGGACGGCGTCACCATCCGCCAGGGGGATCCGGTTCTGATCAACTACCACGCCCTGGGACGCGATCCCGCGCTCCACGGCGACCCCGAGCGGTTCGACGTCACCCGCGCCGACAAGGAGAACATCTCGTTCGGGTACGGCCCGCACTTCTGCCTCGGCGCCGGCGTCGCGCGGCTGATCGGCCAGGTCAGCCTGTCGATGCTGTTCGACCGCTTCCCCGAGATGACGCTGACCGTGGAGCCGGACGAGCTGGAGCCGATGCCGACGTTCATCATGAACGGGCACCGGAGCCTGCCGGTCCGCCTGACCGCCCCGGTGGCGGCCGCGGCCTGACCGCCCGACCCGCGAGAAGGGGCCCGCCGTGCCAGGCACGGCGGGCCCTTTCTTTTTGTGTCGCCGCGCTCGTACGTTCGTGGAGCGGGCCTGGCCTTCCGGGACGGGTTCAGCGGTTCAGCGGTTCAGCTTCACGACGTTCTCAAGGTCCGCCGCCGTGTAGTCGCGCCCGGCCATGGCCGCCGCGAAGTACTCCACGAAGTGGCTGGTGTGCGGACGCGGACCGCCCCGGAGGGCGTAGGCGTTGTAGCCGTCGAGCAGCCGCTGGGCCTCGGCGTCGGCCTCCGCGAACCGGGTGCGCGGATCCGCCCCCAGCGCGAGCACGTCCCCCATGGCACGCGTCATGACGTCCTGGTTTCCCGCGAAGTCACCGAACAGGGCGCCCACCGACGGCGGCACGCCGTTCGCCCGCCGCTGTTCGGCCGGCACGCGGCCCGGGTACCGGCTGACGTGGTTGACGGCCACCCGGTGGTAGGGGTGCAGGTCGAACCAGCCCTCGCGTTCCAGCAGTTCCAGCGACGCGTGGGTGATCGGGACGAAGCTGTTGGCCTTGTGTCGCTCGGCGGCCATCCGCGGGCTGTGCAGGAACATCAGGAACGCCAGCGCGGCGTCCCGGGTGGCCTCGTCGAGGCCGTTCGCCAGCCAGATGGAGGTGCCGGCGACGGCGTTGCCCGCGTAGGGGACCCGGTCGTTGTAGGGGAAAATGCCCACCTCGATGCCGAACCCGTTGGCCCTGGCCCCCCGGACCATGTAGTTCACGTCGTTGGAGGACGAGATCCGCAGCGCGACCCGCTGCTCGGTGAACGCCCGGAGGGTCCCCGCCCAGTCCGGGATGGAGCCCGTGTAGAGGTAGTGGCCCCTGCCGTGGAGGCGCCGCCACCATTCGGCCCAGGCCAGCATCTCGCCGGACGCCAGATTGCTGCGCTCGGCCCGGCCGGCCCGGCCGTTCTCGCCTCCGACGAGGTGCCCGCCCTGCACGGCCACCGCCTGCTGGAAGAACGTGCCGTGGTTCGACCAGGTGATCGCGTGATCGGGGCCGCCCGGCAGGCCGGCGATCGCCTCGCACACCGAGTCCACCTCGTCCCAGGTCGTCGGGAGCTCGGTGACGCCCGCGGCCCGGAGCAGGTCGGTGTTCGCGTACAGGAGGCTCGTCGTGCCCACCGACGGCATGGACGTGAGGTCGCCGTCGAGGCTGTAGTACTCCCGGAAGACCGGGAGCACGTCGTCGATCACGACGGGCTCGCCGAGGATCTCCGACCGGCCGCCGATCGCCTTCTCCACCGAGGTGAACAGCGGGGAACCGTCACGGGCCCGTTCGTCCCTGGCCACCTGCCCCATGTAGAAGTAGTACTCCGCGAGCGCGGGCGCGCGTCCCTCCGCCGCGGCCTTGGAGACCTCCAGCGGGAACGTCCAGAAATCCTTCCCCTGGACCCTCACCGTGCATCCCGGATGCGCCGCCTCGAACTCCGCCGCCTGCTGGTGCCACCGATCCATCCACCCGGGGAAGGTGAGATCGGGCACCCAGACGTCGACGACGACCTCTTTCTTCATGCGCTTGCTCCTCCAGTCGTTTTGACAGTGCGACGGCGGGGGCGGGCCACGGGGCGCGTTCTCCGCGCACCGGATCTCCGGCCGCCCGGATGGCCGCGATCACATTCCGCCGGCCCGCGGTGGCCGCGATCACATTCCGCCGGCCCGCGGTGGCCGCGATCACGTTCCCGCCGGCCCGCGGTGGCCGTCAGCGTTCCGCGGCCAGCTTCTCCAGGTCGGGGACGATGTCGGCGGGGCTCGGCTTGGACAGCCACTCACGGTGCAGGGCGGCCGCGCCCTCGCGGTAGGAGGGCCCGTCCAGCACCTCGGCGATCTGCGCCCGCATCTCCTCGACCGACTGGGTCTGGTGGTCCAGGCGCAGTCCGGCTCCGCGGTCGACGACGAACTTCGAGGAGATCCACGAGTCGGGGGCCCGCTCCGTGACCTTCTCCTCCGCGTTGTCGGCCTGGGCGCGGGCCACCGTGGTCTTGTTCTCCGCGTTGTCGAGGTCCAGGCGATGGCGGTCGTCGGTGTCGGTGATGAGCTGCGGCACGTTCGCCGCTATCGACGCCCAGAGGCTGCCGCTGGAGCCGTGACTGATCACCGCGGAACACGTGGGGAGCAGCTGGGACAGCGGCAGGTAGTCGACCGTGCGGACGTTGTCGGGGATCCGGTCGATCCCGACGAGCTGATCGCTGTTCAGGGTGGCGACGACCTCCACGTCCAGGCCGGACACGGCCTCGAAGATCTTGGGGGTACGCCACTCGCCCTGGTCGAACGCGCGGGTCGAGACCCCCACGGTGAACGCCAGCCGCGGCCGGTCGGGCCGGCCGTAGAGCCACGAGGGCTTGGCCGTGCCGCCGTTGTAGGGGATCCAGCGGACGGGGATGTCCGAGGGGCCGGTGGTC
This region of Streptosporangium sp. NBC_01495 genomic DNA includes:
- a CDS encoding condensation domain-containing protein, which translates into the protein MSTETTTERVTLSFNQEFLCMFDRGDEEGPFGPEYIIVCGWRVHGAVDPEKLRGALDDLVERHESLRTSVVRDGETRYQKVLPPGSPHLEIRDLPPTEPAERERRAEELLIEMESGAYGVSEPPLIRAVLARFDPRDAVLALIAHHSAVDEWSTQLMIRDLAAFYAERSGHGPRELPETVQYREYAVWERANSDTEATAKSRLYWREKLRGARIFPMSTDHLRSEGLPKGTSAHRFLIDKDLTTRALAIARSMRSSPFIFMLAVYKVLLREMFGSTDIVVPTLTLGRGKARFHETVGSFFNYVPLRTDLEGCENFRDVLARTRKTCVEAYSNDIPFAQIVAEAPDITETFVGDDRAVFAFQVHQFPFVMERERIGDLEYSDLRRRVLSQEVSTDIPDGALWTLGVDPSGEIIGNLGFNNNLFDESTVVEIAQKYCRLLRELVDDPDSSLKKI
- a CDS encoding cytochrome P450 family protein, coding for MNERCPFVLDVTGREVHDQEARVRERGPATMVELPGGVSAWWVNGYQVSRALLTDPRITKSARAHWPAFRNGEIPPDWELISWVAMDNISTVHGKDHMRLRRLVGKAFTPRRVEAMRPRVVEITKDLIEDIATAAPGEVVDLKSRFAKPLPARLVAHLIGLPEEALPGVIEVIDMMADTTVSPAQAQAILAGWRGAMEEFVASKRRNPGEDITSYLITASDDEDGSRLSESELTDTVFAILGAGSETTINFLDNAITALLAHPEQRAMVVGGEASWDDVIEETLRVQAPLASLPLRFAAEDVELDGVTIRQGDPVLINYHALGRDPALHGDPERFDVTRADKENISFGYGPHFCLGAGVARLIGQVSLSMLFDRFPEMTLTVEPDELEPMPTFIMNGHRSLPVRLTAPVAAAA
- a CDS encoding extracellular solute-binding protein; translated protein: MKKEVVVDVWVPDLTFPGWMDRWHQQAAEFEAAHPGCTVRVQGKDFWTFPLEVSKAAAEGRAPALAEYYFYMGQVARDERARDGSPLFTSVEKAIGGRSEILGEPVVIDDVLPVFREYYSLDGDLTSMPSVGTTSLLYANTDLLRAAGVTELPTTWDEVDSVCEAIAGLPGGPDHAITWSNHGTFFQQAVAVQGGHLVGGENGRAGRAERSNLASGEMLAWAEWWRRLHGRGHYLYTGSIPDWAGTLRAFTEQRVALRISSSNDVNYMVRGARANGFGIEVGIFPYNDRVPYAGNAVAGTSIWLANGLDEATRDAALAFLMFLHSPRMAAERHKANSFVPITHASLELLEREGWFDLHPYHRVAVNHVSRYPGRVPAEQRRANGVPPSVGALFGDFAGNQDVMTRAMGDVLALGADPRTRFAEADAEAQRLLDGYNAYALRGGPRPHTSHFVEYFAAAMAGRDYTAADLENVVKLNR
- a CDS encoding nucleotide disphospho-sugar-binding domain-containing protein produces the protein MRVLITGFPQPTHVYPLVPYAQALQNAGHEVCVACPGGVEDLITSAGLTAVTTGRAEEVDVDTWAAMEAPDLDEMDRLADELGFHNAADRDHWEVFYQFFVFAARFYIPRTPRKDIEELVDFARAWKPDLVLWESWFPAGAVAARACGAAHARVVIGPDYGMWSAERFAERQRRTGAASLENPYPSTVARLANHYGFDVDDELLNGQRTIDPLTPELRLTTGPSDIPVRWIPYNGGTAKPSWLYGRPDRPRLAFTVGVSTRAFDQGEWRTPKIFEAVSGLDVEVVATLNSDQLVGIDRIPDNVRTVDYLPLSQLLPTCSAVISHGSSGSLWASIAANVPQLITDTDDRHRLDLDNAENKTTVARAQADNAEEKVTERAPDSWISSKFVVDRGAGLRLDHQTQSVEEMRAQIAEVLDGPSYREGAAALHREWLSKPSPADIVPDLEKLAAER